A section of the Nitrospira sp. genome encodes:
- a CDS encoding response regulator yields the protein MKSATILVIDDEESVRQALKRVLEDAGYQVAEAGNGRQGLELFRATPADLVITDIEMPEMDGLVLILELTRAFLNVKVIAVSGLASNELQAAKLLGARSTFSKPLDLPVLLRAIAYELKH from the coding sequence ATGAAATCAGCCACCATCCTCGTCATCGACGATGAAGAGTCGGTGCGTCAAGCATTAAAGCGGGTTCTTGAAGATGCGGGCTATCAAGTCGCTGAGGCCGGCAACGGACGGCAGGGCCTAGAACTCTTTCGGGCAACGCCCGCTGACCTGGTCATTACCGATATTGAAATGCCTGAAATGGACGGCCTAGTATTGATCTTGGAACTGACCAGAGCCTTCCTGAATGTGAAGGTGATTGCAGTGAGCGGACTCGCCTCAAACGAGCTGCAGGCGGCGAAGCTACTCGGAGCTCGAAGCACATTTTCAAAACCGTTGGATCTCCCGGTGCTGCTCCGTGCCATAGCGTATGAGTTGAAGCATTAG
- a CDS encoding efflux RND transporter periplasmic adaptor subunit — MIKRMMLACIAVTVVAGLATGLWMTTREAVVSPTPPATETRSDMSKAKDTMEMPMDMPMSSHRSSEGPGLAMTPGTGANTMMISPERLQSIGVKFQEAARRRLDKVVRTVGRVEIDERLVGRVNLKFEGWIEELHVSAIGDHVKKGQQLFTIYSPDLVATQEEYLLALQSYREMGKSEFPEVARGAKDLLDATRRRLQLWDIKENHIHNLEQTSTVLRTLPIHSPISGTVMRMEARAGTFVTPGTELYFIADLSRIWVVADIYEYELPFIKVGQGATVTLSYDPTTKLHGHVAFIYPTLDAKTRTARVRFELDNPGEKLKPDMYANVELTIPLGIRLVVPRDAVLESGERQLLFIHHGGGQLEWRSITLGAKTGDWVEVKEGLKEGEHVVTGANFLIDSESQLKAAVGGMAGMPGMK, encoded by the coding sequence ATGATCAAGCGGATGATGTTGGCCTGCATAGCGGTCACCGTGGTAGCTGGGCTCGCTACAGGCTTGTGGATGACGACCCGTGAAGCGGTGGTTTCGCCAACTCCACCGGCGACGGAGACACGATCTGACATGTCCAAGGCCAAGGACACGATGGAAATGCCCATGGATATGCCGATGTCTTCCCATCGGTCATCGGAAGGGCCGGGGCTGGCAATGACGCCGGGCACAGGAGCAAACACAATGATGATCTCGCCCGAGCGGCTCCAAAGCATTGGGGTTAAATTCCAGGAAGCGGCGCGCCGCAGGCTCGACAAGGTCGTCCGGACTGTGGGCCGTGTCGAAATCGACGAGCGGTTGGTGGGCCGCGTGAATCTCAAATTTGAAGGATGGATCGAGGAATTGCACGTCAGCGCCATCGGCGACCACGTCAAGAAGGGGCAGCAGCTGTTCACAATCTACAGCCCAGATTTGGTGGCTACTCAGGAGGAATACCTGCTGGCGCTTCAAAGTTACCGCGAAATGGGGAAGAGCGAGTTCCCCGAAGTCGCGCGTGGAGCAAAGGATCTGCTCGACGCCACGCGACGCCGGCTCCAGCTATGGGACATCAAAGAGAACCACATCCACAATCTGGAGCAAACGAGCACGGTGTTGCGGACGCTGCCGATCCACTCGCCCATTTCGGGAACGGTGATGCGGATGGAAGCGAGGGCGGGGACCTTCGTCACGCCGGGCACCGAGCTCTATTTCATCGCGGATCTTTCTCGCATCTGGGTGGTGGCCGACATTTACGAGTACGAATTGCCGTTCATCAAGGTCGGGCAAGGGGCGACCGTGACGTTGTCCTATGATCCGACCACGAAGTTGCATGGACATGTGGCGTTCATTTATCCGACGCTCGATGCCAAAACCAGGACGGCACGGGTGCGGTTCGAATTGGACAATCCGGGAGAGAAACTCAAGCCTGATATGTACGCCAATGTCGAGCTCACAATTCCCCTCGGGATCAGGCTAGTGGTTCCGAGAGATGCCGTCTTGGAGTCGGGGGAACGGCAGCTCCTCTTTATTCATCATGGAGGCGGACAATTGGAGTGGCGGAGCATCACCCTTGGGGCTAAGACTGGAGACTGGGTGGAAGTCAAGGAAGGGCTCAAAGAGGGCGAGCATGTCGTGACGGGAGCGAATTTCCTCATCGACTCTGAAAGCCAATTGAAGGCGGCGGTCGGAGGCATGGCCGGGATGCCGGGAATGAAGTAG
- a CDS encoding TolC family protein, with product MKHAVMLRQVSALGLVLVSTMLPMPLPAYGAEGHGAGEPHIDLPSLIRELEDANPEIKAARERWEAARAVVPQVETLPDPRLQFGYQRMPMMEPVQGAMYGIGQEIPFPGKLRLKGEVAQREADRIEQEYAAVRLRLIARLKEAYLDLHFVHDAIGIVERNKMLLMQFEKTAKSRYAVGQAAQQDVFRAQVEISRVMDRLAVLDQQKESLHAAINRLLNRPPDGPLGAPEEIRVTMLTLSLSQLNQRAEEFSPILHASAKGVERGEQAVALARREYFPDFDVSALGTRNDRINENGYQVMVGIRIPLYYTTKQRQAVKQALAETAEALESLSNMKQDILFRVKDDFVHAQRAERLVTILRDAIIPQATLALQASQAGYGVGKVDFLTLLNSLLTLQDSELELHGEIVAHEKALARLEEVTGGFLARSAAHDPEARLQQLQGEEGPVKGVRR from the coding sequence ATGAAACACGCTGTCATGCTCCGCCAAGTGTCGGCTTTGGGACTTGTGCTCGTATCGACCATGCTGCCGATGCCTTTGCCCGCGTACGGAGCGGAGGGACATGGGGCGGGCGAGCCGCACATTGACCTTCCCAGTCTCATTCGTGAATTGGAAGATGCGAACCCTGAAATTAAGGCGGCCCGCGAGCGTTGGGAGGCGGCTCGGGCGGTCGTCCCGCAGGTAGAGACATTGCCGGATCCCCGACTCCAATTCGGCTACCAGCGGATGCCGATGATGGAGCCGGTACAAGGAGCGATGTACGGAATCGGCCAAGAGATTCCCTTCCCAGGAAAACTCCGACTGAAGGGGGAAGTCGCGCAACGAGAGGCGGATCGGATTGAGCAGGAGTATGCAGCGGTACGCCTCCGGCTCATCGCCAGACTCAAAGAGGCGTACTTGGACTTGCATTTTGTGCATGACGCCATCGGGATCGTAGAGCGGAACAAGATGTTGCTGATGCAGTTTGAGAAAACCGCAAAGTCTCGCTATGCCGTTGGTCAAGCCGCCCAGCAGGACGTATTTCGCGCCCAGGTCGAAATCTCGCGGGTCATGGACCGCTTGGCCGTGCTCGACCAACAAAAAGAGAGCCTCCATGCCGCGATCAACCGGCTGCTGAATCGGCCTCCCGACGGGCCGCTTGGAGCTCCGGAGGAGATACGCGTGACGATGCTGACACTGTCTTTGTCACAACTGAACCAACGGGCAGAGGAGTTTTCGCCGATCCTCCACGCGTCAGCGAAGGGAGTGGAACGAGGTGAGCAAGCGGTGGCATTGGCTCGACGAGAATATTTTCCGGATTTCGATGTGAGCGCGCTTGGCACCAGAAACGATCGCATCAATGAGAACGGCTATCAAGTTATGGTGGGCATCCGCATTCCCCTCTACTACACGACCAAACAACGACAGGCTGTGAAACAGGCCTTGGCTGAGACTGCAGAGGCGCTGGAGAGTCTCTCCAACATGAAGCAGGACATCCTCTTTCGAGTGAAAGATGATTTTGTGCATGCCCAGCGTGCTGAACGGCTTGTTACCATCCTGCGTGATGCCATCATCCCCCAAGCCACTCTGGCCCTGCAGGCGTCACAGGCAGGGTATGGGGTCGGCAAAGTGGACTTCCTGACGCTGCTGAACAGCCTCCTGACATTGCAGGATAGCGAACTCGAATTGCACGGCGAAATCGTGGCCCACGAGAAGGCCCTCGCCCGCTTAGAGGAAGTGACCGGAGGGTTTTTAGCGAGATCAGCCGCTCACGATCCTGAGGCACGCCTGCAGCAGTTGCAGGGCGAAGAAGGCCCGGTGAAAGGAGTGCGGCGCTGA
- a CDS encoding PilZ domain-containing protein, with translation MGKTAEYKGYTIESAPRPETNWQKWRLHIFISVQHPRGIQTREFNSDVLYATEQEADVHGITFGQRVIDGKVGGLTVWDMKTQDRRVTPRFKVQFRTTFSASPKLDATGTILDLSAGGCRVESSAHLTPGMALELRIFVPDLEWPLMVEAATVQWVSGQTFGLAFFRISESERQRLEQVIASLMIFPA, from the coding sequence ATGGGAAAGACAGCCGAGTACAAGGGATACACGATTGAATCTGCTCCTCGTCCTGAGACGAACTGGCAGAAGTGGCGGCTTCACATCTTCATTTCGGTCCAGCATCCACGAGGCATTCAGACCCGTGAATTTAACTCCGACGTTTTATACGCCACAGAACAAGAGGCTGATGTCCACGGGATTACCTTCGGGCAGCGGGTCATTGACGGAAAAGTCGGCGGCTTGACCGTCTGGGATATGAAAACGCAAGACCGTCGGGTGACTCCACGATTCAAAGTCCAGTTTCGCACCACATTCTCCGCCTCTCCGAAATTAGACGCAACGGGGACGATCCTCGATCTTTCGGCGGGTGGTTGTCGGGTGGAAAGCTCTGCGCATCTGACACCAGGCATGGCGCTCGAACTCCGTATCTTTGTGCCGGACTTGGAATGGCCGCTGATGGTCGAGGCGGCAACTGTGCAATGGGTCAGTGGTCAGACGTTTGGGCTGGCGTTCTTTCGGATTTCGGAATCCGAGCGGCAACGATTGGAGCAAGTCATCGCGTCCCTGATGATCTTTCCTGCCTGA
- a CDS encoding TolC family protein, with amino-acid sequence MRWNIRHQVVTVASVLAMIFICGLSRAQDSEALPRNKLVLPELIHEVLARNPEVVTARMQWEAATNRVTQARSLDDPTVSVQLWNFPQSFNVTQTQNTILGLSQSFPFPGKLALKGDVASRSAEMTEQAVRGKEREIVARLKQAYYDLFLAQKAIQIHHEQVELIRQSVEITTARFRTGKGTQTDVLKAQIELSILFEQLPVLEQRRESAEAMVNTLLDRGPSEPLGLAQEPSQLPLEKSLDDLHRLAQNDRPELKAAELAVQRNEQSRALAERQYYPDFNVAVQRFQNFQANDGFGAYVAMSVPFAFWTKPKYDAGVQEAAAAVSAARAQHHSLENLTRFQIKDLLAKLRASDQVATLYRTTILPQAEQSLNAAQVGYRAGKGGFPDLLETQRALRGFQLEYFKALVDRQHRLAELEQIVGITLDRQS; translated from the coding sequence ATGAGATGGAATATACGACATCAGGTTGTGACAGTCGCGTCAGTGCTGGCCATGATTTTCATCTGCGGACTGTCGAGAGCACAGGATTCCGAGGCCTTACCGCGCAACAAGTTGGTGCTGCCGGAATTGATTCACGAGGTCCTGGCCAGGAATCCCGAGGTTGTAACGGCACGCATGCAATGGGAGGCGGCCACGAATCGGGTGACGCAAGCGCGTTCCCTGGATGACCCCACCGTATCCGTCCAGTTATGGAATTTTCCGCAGAGTTTCAACGTCACGCAGACACAGAACACGATCCTTGGTCTCTCACAGAGCTTCCCATTCCCTGGCAAACTGGCGCTCAAAGGTGACGTGGCGAGTCGTTCGGCCGAGATGACCGAGCAGGCGGTCCGCGGGAAGGAGCGGGAGATTGTCGCCCGCCTCAAACAGGCCTACTACGATTTGTTTCTCGCGCAGAAGGCCATTCAAATCCATCATGAACAGGTTGAGCTCATCAGACAGTCCGTGGAGATTACGACTGCCAGATTCAGAACAGGAAAAGGGACCCAGACCGACGTCCTCAAAGCCCAGATCGAGCTGTCCATACTGTTCGAGCAACTGCCCGTTCTAGAACAACGGCGCGAGAGTGCCGAAGCGATGGTGAATACGCTGCTGGATCGGGGTCCCAGCGAACCCTTGGGCCTCGCGCAAGAACCATCTCAATTACCACTCGAGAAGTCCCTCGACGATCTGCACCGTCTCGCGCAGAACGACAGGCCGGAACTCAAGGCCGCCGAGCTGGCCGTGCAACGGAACGAGCAGTCCCGCGCCCTGGCGGAGCGTCAGTACTACCCAGACTTTAATGTGGCCGTGCAGCGCTTCCAGAACTTTCAGGCCAACGACGGATTCGGCGCCTATGTGGCGATGAGCGTCCCCTTCGCCTTTTGGACTAAACCAAAGTATGACGCAGGCGTACAGGAGGCGGCAGCAGCGGTGTCGGCCGCACGAGCGCAGCACCATTCCTTAGAAAACCTGACCCGGTTTCAGATCAAAGACCTCCTGGCCAAGCTCCGGGCAAGTGACCAGGTGGCTACGTTATACCGTACAACGATTTTGCCACAGGCCGAGCAAAGCCTGAACGCGGCGCAGGTCGGATATCGAGCGGGTAAAGGAGGTTTTCCAGATCTCCTTGAGACTCAGCGGGCGCTGCGAGGGTTTCAGCTTGAGTATTTCAAGGCCCTCGTGGACCGACAGCATCGTCTGGCTGAGCTGGAGCAGATCGTTGGCATTACTCTTGACCGGCAGAGCTGA
- a CDS encoding efflux RND transporter permease subunit, producing MIARLIAGSARNPVLIILCVLILSGWGAWAVFQVPLDAIPDLSDVQVIIYSEWQGRSPTLIEDQITYPIVTSLLAGPRVKRVRGVSEYGVSYVYVIFEDRTDLYWARSRVLEYLQKLTGKLPAGVTPTLGPDATGVGWVYQYALVDESGTHDLAQLRSLQDWYLRYQLESVPGVAEVSAIGGFIKQYQIEVDPNTLAAYRLPIKTIIEAVRNSNAEVSGRVLEMAGTEYVIRGRGYLRSVEDIELIPVGTDGRGTPILIRDLAHVQVGPDQRRGIAELDGKGQTVGGIVIMRAGENALAVIERIKTRLQEITPALPNGVRIIPTYDRSNLIHQAIAVLREKLLEESVIVSLVAVLFLFHFRSALVAIFILPVAVLLAFIPMAYLKITSNIMSLGGIAIAIGAMVDAAIVMVENAHKRLEQSPHSDRIETIISAAKEVGRPLFFSLLVIGVSFLPIFALEAQEGRLFTPLAYTKTFAMLFATALSVTLAPVLMVLLIRGRIRVETNNPLNRVLIALYRPILLGALRVRWLTLALAMVAVGITVPIFERLGAEFMPPLNEGTILYMPTTVPGLSIPEAAKVLQVQDQLLTTFPEVERVFGKMGKAPTATDPAFVGMGEITISLKPEAQWRTGMTWDRLLDEMDAKLRIPGFPNIWWMPIQTRTEMITTGVRSPVGIKVLGPDLKMIEKIGIDIEQVLASVPGTKSAFAERLNEGYYLDLNVNRREAARYGLTVGDVQAVITSAIGGDTVTTTVEGRERYPVNVRYKRELRDDPERLKRVLIPTPSGAQIPLRQIAEIVIVQGPASIADEAGALAGLVSVAVTDRDLRGYVQDAQQAVHSRVILPPGYRLIWTGQYEHLVRAEERLRLVVPVTLALILLLLYLNFRSLAKSLIVLLSVPFAAIGAIWYLDYLGYHLSVAVWVGLIALAGVAAETGVVMLVYLDEAYERRVREGRMTTIHDLREAIMEGAVQRVRPKMMTVAAIMGGLLPIMWTTGTGADVMKRIAAPMVGGMVSSTILTLTIIPVLFFVWKCRAMTSSLSERDDLR from the coding sequence ATGATCGCAAGACTCATAGCAGGAAGCGCCCGCAATCCCGTCCTAATCATCCTCTGTGTATTGATATTGTCCGGTTGGGGAGCGTGGGCCGTATTTCAGGTTCCGCTAGATGCGATTCCGGACCTATCCGATGTCCAGGTCATCATCTACAGCGAGTGGCAGGGACGCAGCCCCACATTGATTGAAGACCAGATCACCTACCCGATCGTGACATCTCTGCTCGCGGGACCAAGAGTCAAACGGGTCCGAGGCGTTTCCGAATACGGGGTGTCGTATGTCTATGTGATTTTCGAGGACCGGACAGACTTGTATTGGGCGAGGAGTCGCGTGCTGGAATATCTACAGAAACTCACCGGCAAGCTACCGGCAGGCGTCACGCCGACATTGGGCCCCGATGCCACCGGTGTCGGGTGGGTCTATCAGTACGCGTTGGTGGACGAGTCCGGAACTCACGATCTCGCGCAGCTTCGCAGCCTTCAGGACTGGTACCTCCGCTACCAGTTAGAAAGCGTGCCTGGAGTCGCCGAAGTGTCAGCGATCGGCGGATTTATCAAACAGTATCAAATCGAGGTGGATCCAAACACATTGGCCGCCTATCGATTGCCAATCAAGACGATCATCGAGGCAGTCCGAAACAGCAATGCGGAGGTGAGCGGCCGGGTATTGGAAATGGCCGGTACGGAATATGTGATTCGAGGACGAGGGTACCTGCGCTCGGTTGAAGATATTGAGTTAATTCCCGTCGGCACAGATGGACGCGGCACACCCATCTTGATTCGGGACCTTGCGCACGTCCAAGTCGGGCCGGACCAGCGTCGAGGGATTGCCGAGTTAGACGGTAAGGGCCAGACGGTTGGCGGCATCGTGATCATGCGGGCCGGAGAAAACGCGCTCGCCGTGATCGAGCGGATAAAAACTCGACTGCAAGAGATCACGCCCGCACTGCCCAACGGTGTACGCATCATTCCCACGTATGATCGGTCTAACCTTATTCATCAGGCGATCGCCGTTCTTCGTGAAAAGCTACTCGAAGAGAGCGTCATCGTCAGTCTCGTCGCCGTGTTGTTTCTATTCCATTTCCGCAGCGCGTTGGTGGCCATTTTTATTCTACCAGTGGCGGTGCTGCTTGCCTTTATTCCGATGGCCTACTTGAAGATCACGTCCAACATCATGTCGCTCGGGGGAATCGCCATCGCCATCGGCGCGATGGTCGATGCCGCTATTGTGATGGTAGAGAACGCGCATAAACGGTTGGAACAGAGTCCCCATTCGGACAGGATTGAAACCATCATCTCAGCGGCCAAAGAAGTCGGCCGTCCCCTGTTTTTCTCGCTGTTAGTCATCGGCGTATCGTTCCTGCCCATTTTCGCGCTGGAAGCCCAGGAAGGACGACTGTTTACGCCATTGGCCTATACCAAGACGTTTGCGATGCTCTTCGCCACCGCGCTTTCGGTGACATTGGCTCCTGTGCTGATGGTGCTTCTGATCCGAGGGCGCATCCGAGTGGAAACCAACAATCCATTAAACCGGGTGCTGATCGCGCTGTATCGGCCTATTCTTTTGGGTGCTCTCCGCGTGCGATGGCTGACGCTTGCGCTCGCGATGGTGGCGGTCGGAATCACGGTTCCGATTTTTGAGCGACTCGGCGCAGAATTTATGCCGCCGTTAAATGAGGGGACGATCCTCTATATGCCAACCACCGTGCCCGGCTTGTCAATCCCAGAAGCAGCGAAGGTGTTGCAGGTTCAGGACCAATTACTCACGACTTTTCCCGAAGTGGAACGAGTGTTCGGCAAGATGGGGAAAGCCCCGACTGCCACCGATCCGGCCTTCGTGGGAATGGGCGAAATCACGATCAGTCTAAAACCAGAAGCGCAGTGGCGCACCGGGATGACTTGGGACCGTTTGCTCGATGAGATGGATGCAAAATTGCGCATTCCCGGCTTTCCGAACATCTGGTGGATGCCGATCCAAACCCGTACCGAAATGATCACAACCGGTGTCCGGAGTCCCGTCGGAATTAAGGTTCTGGGGCCAGATCTGAAGATGATTGAGAAAATCGGAATAGACATCGAGCAGGTCCTGGCGAGCGTCCCAGGGACCAAGAGTGCGTTTGCGGAACGGCTCAACGAAGGATACTACCTGGATCTGAACGTGAACCGACGCGAAGCAGCCCGGTATGGCCTGACAGTGGGAGACGTGCAAGCGGTGATCACCTCGGCCATTGGAGGAGACACTGTGACGACAACCGTTGAGGGACGGGAGCGGTATCCAGTCAATGTCCGTTACAAACGCGAGCTGCGCGATGATCCGGAACGGCTGAAACGGGTGCTGATTCCGACGCCCAGCGGCGCGCAGATCCCACTCAGACAAATTGCAGAGATCGTAATCGTACAGGGACCGGCATCAATCGCGGATGAGGCAGGCGCCTTGGCTGGTTTGGTATCGGTCGCGGTGACTGACCGCGATCTGCGCGGCTATGTCCAAGACGCGCAGCAAGCAGTCCACAGTCGAGTCATACTGCCCCCCGGCTACCGACTGATTTGGACCGGGCAATACGAGCATTTGGTACGAGCCGAAGAACGACTGAGGCTCGTCGTTCCGGTGACCCTGGCCTTGATCCTCTTGCTCCTGTATCTCAATTTCCGATCGCTCGCCAAATCGCTGATTGTGCTGCTGTCCGTCCCCTTCGCTGCAATCGGGGCCATCTGGTATCTCGACTATCTGGGCTACCATTTGAGCGTGGCCGTCTGGGTGGGACTCATCGCGCTGGCCGGCGTGGCAGCGGAGACGGGCGTCGTGATGCTCGTCTATCTCGACGAAGCGTATGAGCGGCGAGTACGCGAAGGCCGCATGACGACGATTCACGACCTACGCGAAGCCATCATGGAGGGCGCAGTCCAGCGGGTGCGGCCAAAGATGATGACCGTTGCGGCCATCATGGGTGGATTGCTCCCAATCATGTGGACAACCGGCACCGGTGCCGACGTGATGAAACGAATAGCTGCGCCGATGGTCGGGGGGATGGTGAGTTCAACGATTCTGACGTTGACCATCATTCCAGTTCTGTTTTTTGTATGGAAGTGCCGCGCTATGACTTCATCGCTCTCCGAGCGGGACGACCTTCGCTAA
- a CDS encoding efflux RND transporter periplasmic adaptor subunit: MSQQAYKNVFVVGIVAIGVILGIAVGFFITQKRESHEMKGSTMNEMNMNSMGKNVQQDMDGMPGMPPSSGVVAIPVMTRQLIGVRTAPVSYTSLEQEVRAVGTVGYDERGLTQVTVKTSGWVREVFVDSIGRPVHKGEPLLTLYSPDILATQDEYLLALKMLAQLASSPLAEVKANAESLVASSRERLHLWDVTDRQITVLEQRGAAEPVLTVYAPSSGIVLKRDAVPGKYVEPGTMLYEVADLSTIWISADIYESEVAAVRLNQPASATFLAYPGETFRGTVSYVYPSLNTETRTVRVRVELPNPRLKLKPGMYGNVTLQTDAAHTLVVPKEAVLETGLRQLVFLDRGQGRYEQASVTLGRRSQDDVEVLEGLKEGDRVVTSANFLLDAESKLVSASSMQAMMGQIGMADWQMRGAHEGKMEDMPGMEMGNKNGMTVAENRQLGDLSVTVTTVPDKPKAGNVLLRLTVKDQAGKPVTNAQIVLVYTMPMPGMADSKAAARHTKDGLYEGTVMFGMGGTWIVTVNITVPGRPPMAEKFQFSVVGGGM, from the coding sequence ATGAGCCAGCAAGCATATAAGAACGTTTTCGTGGTGGGGATCGTAGCGATCGGGGTGATCTTGGGAATTGCCGTCGGTTTCTTCATCACCCAGAAGCGGGAGAGCCATGAGATGAAGGGTTCAACAATGAACGAGATGAATATGAACAGCATGGGCAAGAACGTTCAACAAGACATGGACGGCATGCCGGGCATGCCCCCTTCGTCTGGAGTGGTGGCCATTCCAGTAATGACGAGACAGTTAATCGGAGTCCGGACCGCCCCAGTCAGTTACACGTCCTTGGAACAGGAGGTCCGCGCCGTCGGAACGGTCGGCTATGACGAACGCGGGCTCACCCAGGTTACTGTGAAAACCTCAGGCTGGGTGCGAGAAGTCTTTGTCGATTCAATCGGTCGTCCGGTACACAAAGGTGAACCCCTCTTGACTCTGTACTCGCCGGACATCCTAGCCACACAGGACGAGTATCTCCTCGCCCTAAAAATGCTGGCCCAACTCGCCAGCAGTCCTCTGGCTGAAGTGAAAGCCAATGCAGAGTCCCTCGTAGCCAGTTCGCGGGAGCGCCTGCATCTGTGGGACGTGACCGATCGGCAAATCACTGTGTTGGAGCAGAGAGGCGCTGCGGAGCCGGTGCTCACGGTGTATGCCCCGTCTTCTGGGATCGTCCTGAAGCGTGACGCCGTGCCAGGAAAATATGTGGAACCAGGCACAATGTTGTATGAAGTGGCGGATCTTTCCACCATCTGGATCTCTGCCGACATCTATGAATCTGAAGTCGCGGCGGTACGGCTCAACCAGCCGGCCTCAGCCACGTTTCTCGCCTATCCGGGGGAAACCTTTCGAGGCACCGTGTCGTATGTGTACCCCTCGTTGAATACCGAAACTCGTACGGTGCGTGTGCGGGTGGAATTACCGAATCCGCGGTTGAAGCTGAAGCCGGGCATGTATGGGAATGTGACCCTGCAGACCGATGCAGCTCATACCTTGGTTGTACCGAAGGAAGCGGTGCTGGAGACCGGACTTCGCCAACTTGTCTTTTTGGATCGGGGCCAGGGCCGATATGAGCAGGCATCAGTGACACTGGGGCGTCGGAGCCAGGATGATGTCGAAGTTCTAGAAGGGCTCAAAGAAGGCGATCGCGTCGTCACATCAGCCAATTTCCTGTTGGACGCCGAAAGCAAGTTAGTCTCCGCGTCGAGCATGCAGGCCATGATGGGCCAGATCGGCATGGCCGATTGGCAGATGCGCGGCGCACATGAGGGAAAGATGGAAGACATGCCGGGCATGGAGATGGGAAACAAGAATGGGATGACGGTAGCAGAGAATCGTCAATTGGGCGACCTTTCGGTAACGGTGACGACAGTGCCGGACAAGCCCAAGGCCGGGAACGTGCTGCTCCGGCTCACAGTGAAAGATCAGGCTGGTAAGCCGGTAACCAATGCACAAATAGTGTTGGTTTATACCATGCCAATGCCAGGGATGGCTGATTCCAAGGCAGCGGCTCGACACACCAAGGATGGACTCTATGAAGGGACGGTGATGTTCGGCATGGGTGGCACCTGGATCGTGACGGTCAACATCACGGTACCCGGAAGACCACCCATGGCCGAAAAGTTTCAGTTCTCGGTTGTCGGCGGAGGCATGTAA